The window TGCCATCATCCGTATCTCCACCAAAATGTATTAGTGTGCTCTTTGACCCAAATATCACAACCATGgcaaatgttttccagttatGCTGGTAACTAACTAGAAAAGAAATGTTGGTAAAATTTGCACTTGGAGATGATAATATTTACAACTGACAAAAGGGGAATTGAACTCACTCACTTAGAAGAGAGCCCAAGTAGAAAGCAGTAGCTGATAGCTGTCGAAAGTGGCTACCAACTTCAAATGTACCTGTCATTTTTCAACCGTATGGCACTTGTCTTAACAGTCAATAAAGTCAGGGACATAACCACAAGGGTGAATGACCAGGAGGTTTTCCAAAAGTATGCCAGCTGTTAAGTCATGTAACAAGGTTAGTTTTGCTAAATAACAACAATGCATGCTTGTTCGGAGTACTGGCTATTTAACACACATTATGTACCTGAGACACTTGAATGTGGCATaactattattatatttacCGTGCagaatatgttttattatatcagTGAATTGATCATACGCCACTGCAGCAACAACAGTGACTCGTGAATCCACCATTGCACATGCGCAGACATGTAGCAGCCTGTCAAATGTGGCTTGCGGCTAATGGCTATTTATGCTCTTGTGAGGTTTATCTTACGAGGAAGTGCTTGAAAGGCTGTACTCAATGTTACGCCGGTGGCCAACCTACTGTCAAATACACAGTAAAACTATGCAGAGACATCCACAAACCTCTTTTTCAACTTAGCATGCTAGCCGGCTACTGTGGCTGGCTTGTTGTTGACATTCCTCACTgatcatgctagctgttagccttGGTGCATATAAGCAGTTTGAAAAGCCTGGGAAGCGTCATATGAACGAATTATATGGTGTGATACTAAATCCCTATGTGACAGCATTTAATAAAAGTACTTACCCGTTCTTTCTGGTTAATATTATGCTGTTGCCCTGGACCCCTACATCTGACTGAGATTGACTGTAGTGACGTGTGCGCGCCCCCAACAGGGGAGTGCACGTACGCACCACCCACTAGAAACTCGCAGGGTCTTAAGACCCGCAATGTTACCTTATCAAATGAAATCCCGAGATCCAGAATTTTGTCCACTTTAAAGCCCAGCGTTTCTcagctttatatttatatttattttttatgttcaaCGTTAACTACAAACTACATAACTACAAACatgtaatatacaaatataggCATGTCAAGTTTTACACTGCATTACATTGTAAATAATTAGTTTCTTTTATAGCAACATGTGttgttcctaaaaaaaaaaatattctgttgGCACTAGATATccttttgacaaaaaaacattgtgacCTGTTGTTTTCAcagttattcatatttttatgggTCTCAAGaggaaaaattgtaaaattactttttctcacCTATAATTGAGCTACCATGTTTCTACTACCTATTATACTTACCATATTAttaagtgttttttatttttgtaaaagttttacaacagtttgttttttataacaTTCAATTTATTATGTAACGTTGTCGTCCTTCAATTTATAGCAACATTGCAATTTATTCAACATTGCATTTGTAACAGTTCTTCCAGCTACTGTACCTGTGCTGAGCAATACCACTTTATAACTGTAGATGGCGGTGTTTGAAGTCCTGCCGGCTCTGATGCATCAGACGAAGAAGAGGGGCTGCAGACGCGTAGAAGAAGAAGACCACCACCGTTTCCCCCCCTCCAGCTGAATTGTCTGCTGTAACTAAACAGCATCCCGTTAACACAACTTCACAATATAAACACTTCAAACTAATGTAATATATTCCCGTCCATATTTGGAGTATTTAAAGAACTGAATGTATTTGCCGCGATAACGAAGGTGAGATCGCATTTAATGTTTGTGTTTACAATCTGGCAGCGAGTAAGCGGCTTCTGTCCACCATTTTTGTTTTAACGTTGAATATGAAAACGTCGTGTTATTATTACTGCAAATCAGGGGTTAAATATGCAAGAGAGTGGTGTATCTATTGATCATTTTCTAACTTGCTATTTCAGATGGTAGGGAGATGCAGGCTGGTGTCCTGCCTGTGTTTGGTCCTGTTTGGCGTCTTAGGCTGGGTGTGGGTCTCCTTTGCTTCCTTCCCTGATGACCATCGTGGCATGGTGTCCTACGATGCTGTGGACCAAGGAGCCTTTAAGCCCCAGAGTGCTCTCGCTGACATTGAGTTTGCACCCATCAGTTCATACCGAGGGCCTGGCAACCAAGACCAGCGCAGCAACAAGGAGCTTCCTATTATCCTGTGGTGGAGCGGAGGCTTATTCCCACATTTTCCTGGGGATACCGAAAGAATTGACTGCGCCACCTCATCCTGCCTGGCCACAAGTAACCGCAAGGTACTCGAGGATACAGCCATAGGGGGCATGATGACACCCCGTggtgtaactcttctactcctgaaccactgtaCAGAAAAGGGTGAAAATACCGTACTGCTAGTGCAATTATTGTTCTGACAAGTACACTACACGGTGAAGCTGTCATTAAACTTAATGGTTGGACCTCCATAAGTTGGATTgatttgaaatttctcacacagctcaatgtgcgCTGCAAAATGCCTGCTGTAACTTAAGGGTGTTTTGCAGAATCACCACGGAAATCagtacacacctttaggagaCTGACATGCACATGTCTGTAAAGTTTGAGCAAGATCGGTTGAAGAACACGGCCGCCATCCTGCAAAACTAATTGGCgttaagtcattgaccatttgtcctgTTTGTACTTTGAGCACGACGTATGAGTGGCGACACACGTTTCATTTAGAGTCATTTTTGTAaggataaaatataaaaaaacggtGTAATCTAAAGTTATACAAGTAAGAATATTGAGCTCTATCATCTTAAGGTCCAGCTGTACAAGAGGACAGCATCCATCATCTTCTACGGGACGGACTTCCGGGCCTATGAAGCGCCACTTCCTCGTCTCCGTCACCAGACGTGGGCTCTTTTCCACGAAGAGTCCCCCATGAATAACTACCTCCTCTCCCATGGCACGGGGATCAAGTTGTTCAATTACACCGCCACCTTTCGCAGGGAGTCCGACTATCCTTTGACCCTGCAGTGGCTCCCGTCTCTAAGCTACCTGCTGGAGCCTGTCGTGGTGTCCCTGAAGGAGAAGAACCGGATGAGGCGGGAGGGCTTGGCCCCCGTGCTCTACATGCAGTCTCACTGTGACGTGCCTTCGGATAGAGACCGATACGTCCGTGAGCTCATGAAGTACATCCAGGTACAGCACACATCAGTGATGCTTTCAGTTGAGCGACTAGTTTACAACGTGTCACTCTTTGCTTTTCCTGTGAGATCACatttcaggtttgaattattacaACAGGCACACTAATCCCTGATAAAAACACGGGCCACTGCTGCTGCCATAacacacgccaagctaaaactcaactcagaacCCGTGACGTCACGTCCTGGCCCCCCCGCCACTCAATTTCTCTCTTAATAGCAatacacatgagcacgagtctttgTGTTAAGACCTCGTTTACtgtcatgtctactatattgggtaatacgactgcaaagatgactgtaggggtgttatttcatgtctagagggctcgaaCTCTCTCTACAGGGTttctctacaaaaatattctgtttataaataaggaatcctactttgcggaaatgcacttatcacggtccggtctggaaccaattaaccgcaataaatcaGGATTACCgtattgcttaaatatgtattatatattgtcATAAATGTATATTAAATATGCAATAATAAAATCATGTATTTATAGGCTCCTTTGTAAACCCTCGAGGCCACCATATAAacaagtaaaacataaaaaaaatgtaattaaaataaatatgtacatttgccattaaaatatatcataacgCCATAAcaggatgacaaaaaaaaacaatatattcaaataaaattgacagaaaaaaacttGAATGGATATGCTGTTTTAAAAGTACActctttcctgttttttttttcttttgaatcCACcagtttttattatgtttttttttttttaatcactatCACGTTTTTCATTTAATTCACTAACAACAACTGAtgtttttagcattagcatttgtcatttatactaTTTTTTTGAACGTAATATTCAAATTCCTGCCTCTGGGCACCCAAGATCAATGACAACATTCTATACATGATTTTTTATTGATATTAGTATATTCGTTCTTATTTATATGCTGTGTATTTAATTACAGTCTTTTTTGTGAGtcaattgaattgaattacATGTTGTCATCACGGGCTCGCATTCATTGCATGTTTGTATTTTCTCTCCTCAGGTGGACTCTTACGGCAAATGTCTGAACAACAAAGTTCTGCCGAAACATCTGGAAGACACGTCCACTGCCACAGGCGAAGAGGCCACTTTCATGCAATTTGTCAGCCGCTACAAGTTCCACCTGGCGCTGGAGAATGGTATCTGCCCAGACTACATGACAGAGAAGCTGTGGCGGCCCCTCCATCAGGGCTGCGTTCCTGTGTACCGAGGTTCCCCTGCGGTGACGGACTGGATGCCCAACAACCAATCCGTCATCATCATCGATGACTTCCCCTCACCTAAAGCTCTGGCGGACTTCCTCAAGTTTCTAGATGACGACGACAGCGAATATGTCAAATATTTAGAGTTCAAAAACATCCGCAGCATCACTAACGCTCGTTTGCTGCAAGCTCTGGAGAACCGAGAGTGGGGGGTGAACGACATGAGCAAACCCAACTACTTGAATGGATTTGAGTGTTACGTATGCGACCGGGAGAATGCGCGGCTGTCTGCAGAACGAGCAAGTAGAAAAGCTCGTGAGAAGAACCCGCCTCCACCACTAAAGATGGCTACTAATGCGCATATGGGGTGCCCTCTGCCCAGTCCAGGCTATGGAGATGTCCAAGACCTGCCTTCAGACGATGAGTGAGTCACTTCTACACTGCTGAGATGCTGTTAACGAGCTGAAATGTCAAAGAAACAAACACTATTTTCCATAgcgtataaaataaataaaaaatgcaaaatgtcgCCATCATTAAATCTTACAAGTCAACTGTACGATAAGACTCAATAAAAGTCACGTAGGCAGAGGAGAAAGGATTACCgaaggctttttaacattaaatgTTAACTCTTAACTTCTTAAGCGtataaataagttaaccactgtacaaTGAATTATTGCTCCTGTAACGTGAAGCGAACATGCTGGCAAACTTCGAAAGGGTGATTAGTGTATGTGCCTGCTACACTGAGAGGAAGGACACTTTTGTCGTTTTTCGTTCACTGTTTAGGTCGTAGTAACTTATTAGGCGTATTAGGTTCCCAAAGGTGACATTACGTTCTGTCTCATTAAGACAGGCTCAACATCACCTCTGCTGGTCACAGCTGAGAAGTGCACTCTGTTTTGTCTCAGTTGCTTCCAgacatgattaattaatgatttCATCAGTCCAATCAACATCATTCTTCACCAACCATCACTTCATTTGTCGTTATGCTCATGCCTAATGAAACCATCCCTTGAAGTAGTTCTAATGTTAGCATCTCCCTCTGCAGATGGTTACAAATGTGGCCTCAGGACTACTGGCAGAGTCTGGACCAAGCTGAGGGGCTGGAGTCTCTGATAAGAAAGAACGAGTCGGACCCTTCACTGCTGTGGAAGCACATCCAAAGAATCGCGGCGAGCAGAGCCAGAGGCAAACATTGACGTTGGCCTTAAACAGGACGAAGATGATGGAGGACATCCAGGAGTCCAGATGTGTCCCATACTATGCagccactcttttttttttaaagaggaaTTGAAGCAGAGACTCTTATTTTGCGCCTCAGCCAACATTACTGTTCTCTTGTGGGCAGTTTAATTGATTTTGGTATTTTATAAAGCAGATACTTTAAGTTCAGTAATGTCATGGTGCTAAACATTAACTGAAAACTGTGCAGCACAGTTGTTCCACAGAGACACATTGTCATTCTCGGGAGGGGAGAGACAAGTTTGTGCTGGAGCGAAGCCAAGCCCCGCTGCAGCTTGCCAAAGTGACCACCGcccaactgtgtgtgtgtgtgtgtgtctgtgtgtgtgtgagtgagagagagaggacAATCAGGACACTAGCCACTGGACTTAATTGGCTTTTTTTACTTGTAAGCAGTGATTTCTATGCATTGCTTAAGGTGACATTGCAAACATGTTACAGGAAACAGCTAAGTTACTTAGCGACATTTTATGCAACCAAACgtgcaattctttttttttttaatcaagatTTTTGTACAACGAGCACTCTATATTTGTTACATGTTCGTAGCAGGatatcatgttttattttgtgaacaaGCATCAACCAAGATATTTTATCAGTATGTATTTAGAAAAATGTGTTGTGAGAGGTCATTTTTTAAGCAAAGCAACTACAGTAATAAATGAGAAAATTGTACCCCATAATGCCAGTCAGTATTATACAGCTAAGCCCAGAATGAGTAATGAACTcaacaaaattattttatttgttgaatgCCGATATTCTGGCTAGAAATGACACAATAAAGTGACAAAAACTAATCTACTTTATTTCCACCTCATTTACCTATTAGATCCAAGTACTTTTTAATTATGGTTTAGCATCTGAGTGCTGACAAAGCAGTGTGTTACTACAGTATtagaaatgggggggggggaaacacaCTTTTTGGGTTCTTCATTATGAAAATGATTCTATCCTTGATCATATCAGACAATGTCTGGTAATTTATCATGTAGACTAGGGGTTATAGGAGAATACCCTTAGAGAACATAGATAGTATAGCTAACGCCCCCCCTACTCCCTGAAGAACTGATTTTGTGGAACATATTGTGGCTTTCTGCTTAGCCCAGACTGAGTACTTTCTCACTCAAAAGACATTCATTTTGCCTTGGAACATAATTGATGTTACACAtacgtttttctttatttttcccaaGCTGCCATCTCCCCTGACGTCTTCTGATGCCTCCCACTTTGAGAACTGCTCATCTGGAGCAGGgtttcccaaatgttttcaagcAAATTCAGAAATGCGGTTCCTCCAGGACCCGAATTTACAGTTTCTAATGTAcatcaacatactgtacataaactaTGGCCCACTGGAAATTCACCTGAAACCCATTTTGGGTCCAGACCTTGAATTTAGAAAATCCTGATGACAAACGTCTAATCAGCTATAGATCATTGGATATGCCGGTATTGAGAAAAGGTGGAATTTTTGCCACTTCCATGTGTCATATCcagcagaaaataaaaatacataacttAACTCAAAATGTGGCCACTACATGAATCATTTTGGTCTTTACTGTATGCATACAAATCCTGGCGTAATCCTTACGTTACCGGTAGAGCTTTCACCAGCGGGAAGAAGAacacaaacatgtttacaaATACGAACCTAGTCCTACGTAAAATGAATCAAAAGCAATTATTTGTATTGCTCACTATTACAGTCTCTTGGGTCACAGCTCAGGCTCCGTCTTTCTTACATTCAAAGCAGTCCCAACTTGTGGTTGGAAGGAGTCGGCTTCTCACTTTAAATGCAAATGGAAAGCCGCTGCGATCAATCGAGAGCTGCAGAGTAGCAGCTTTCACAGTGGACTTTGCCTCCGTGCAGGAACATGTTGTACAGGAGGTCTCCCATCGGCTTACGGCAGGAGTGGCACTGAAAATGAGGGCGTCATTAgagaattttttatttttttttgtcttggattATCTTGCCAACCCCCATTACAAACGCATAGAAGCCTTGTGCTGCTGTACTATTACAAAATGCCTGGAAACCTC of the Dunckerocampus dactyliophorus isolate RoL2022-P2 chromosome 11, RoL_Ddac_1.1, whole genome shotgun sequence genome contains:
- the fut11 gene encoding alpha-(1,3)-fucosyltransferase 11, giving the protein MVGRCRLVSCLCLVLFGVLGWVWVSFASFPDDHRGMVSYDAVDQGAFKPQSALADIEFAPISSYRGPGNQDQRSNKELPIILWWSGGLFPHFPGDTERIDCATSSCLATSNRKVQLYKRTASIIFYGTDFRAYEAPLPRLRHQTWALFHEESPMNNYLLSHGTGIKLFNYTATFRRESDYPLTLQWLPSLSYLLEPVVVSLKEKNRMRREGLAPVLYMQSHCDVPSDRDRYVRELMKYIQVDSYGKCLNNKVLPKHLEDTSTATGEEATFMQFVSRYKFHLALENGICPDYMTEKLWRPLHQGCVPVYRGSPAVTDWMPNNQSVIIIDDFPSPKALADFLKFLDDDDSEYVKYLEFKNIRSITNARLLQALENREWGVNDMSKPNYLNGFECYVCDRENARLSAERASRKAREKNPPPPLKMATNAHMGCPLPSPGYGDVQDLPSDDEWLQMWPQDYWQSLDQAEGLESLIRKNESDPSLLWKHIQRIAASRARGKH